One stretch of Daphnia pulicaria isolate SC F1-1A chromosome 6, SC_F0-13Bv2, whole genome shotgun sequence DNA includes these proteins:
- the LOC124342642 gene encoding leucine-rich repeat-containing G-protein coupled receptor 4-like: MRSGRPAIITRLLGLRLVRLRPIPPLDIMKSLAACTLFVLASSVCCVSAANTTDTTAGSTNGTRAAGPTSPDTTTTTTTLHYCPLTCFCDFDSSLVSCAGTDDDDVVWVNRSSSNNNNNNTAAIPSDVWSVVSATKIQRLDVRDLVLERLDYSHLNGTERLSELSLVRCGLAAIGAGTFARHSNLERLDLSQNQLTILSQNMLTGLIRLRSLDLSSNKLTLIDGALETLITLEQLNLRGNALAVLGPDIFKGVSRLQFLNVDGNHIGAIAESAFQGLGQLAHLILSCNPLGEIQHVDLFAARPAYVDMSSAGLRSVPSLIARYVRDLRLSGNNFSRLHRGDFESVPQVRLLLLDDSHIVDIEEDALGRMDLLEELSLNGNQLGNVPVSLPSTSLSSLHLEGNRITALRAADFIGLRRLDQLHLARNVIVSIATGTFHQLTSLTRLDLRSNRLSHVSSDVFGSLVRLRFLDLSDNPLVIPGADAERLRHLTAVVKVIIATVPDQPKIDERSMVAKVTQVLDASETSTSTIPDSAMRFSHNGPNEASESTDGEEEVAAAGKSPQQALALVGALLSLSVLIVVLFIIADRFMKRSHRGKTTAVWNRRGVAGVDGATTHLPQKDVVKLGWIPAEDFDHWSTVLIQNDTEHERLLLAVSPHQ, encoded by the exons aTGAGAAGTGGCCGGCCCGCTATTATTACCAGACTGTTGGGGCTTCGTCTAGTCCGTCTGAGGCCCATTCCGCCGCTCGACATAATGAAATCGCTGGCGGCCTGCACTTTGTTCGTATTGGCGTCGTCGGTGTGTTGCGTGTCGGCGGCCAACACGACCGACACCACCGCCGGATCGACCAACGGAACCCGAGCAGCTGGCCCTACTTCCccagatacaacaacaacaacaacaactttacACTATTGCCCGTTGACGTGTTTCTGCGATTTTGATTCGTCACTCGTCAGCTGCGCTGgaaccgacgacgacgacgtcgtttGGGTCAACAGGagttccagcaacaacaacaacaacaacacggcgGCCATCCCGTCCGACGTTTGGTCGGTGGTGTCCGCCACGAAAATCCAAAGGCTGGACGTGCGTGATCTGGTCCTGGAGCGGCTCGACTACTCCCACCTCAACGGCACGGAGCGACTCAGCGAGTTGAGCCTGGTCCGCTGCGGTCTGGCCGCCATCGGAGCCGGCACATTCGCCCGGCACTCCAACTTGGAGCGACTGGACTTGAGTCAGAACCAGTTGACAATTCTGTCGCAG AACATGTTGACAGGTTTAATCCGGCTGAGGAGTTTGGACCTGTCGTCCAACAAACTGACGCTGATCGACGGCGCGCTGGAGACGCTCATCACCCTCGAGCAGCTCAACTTGAGAGGCAACGCCCTAGCCGTTCTTGGACCAGAcattttcaaa GGTGTGAGCCGACTGCAGTTCCTCAACGTTGACGGCAACCACATCGGCGCCATTGCGGAGAGTGCCTTTCAAGGATTGGGCCAGCTGGCCCACCTGATCTTAAG TTGTAATCCACTGGGTGAAATACAACATGTCGACCTTTTTGCCGCCAGGCCGGCCTACGTCGACATGAGCTCGGCCGGACTTCGCAGTGTGCCAAGTCTTATTGCTCGTTACGTCAGGGATCTCCGGCTGTCag GCAACAATTTCAGCCGGTTACATCGCGGGGATTTCGAGAGCGTCCCGCAAGTGCGGCTGCTCCTGCTGGACGACAGCCACATCGTCGACATCGAGGAAGACGCCCTGGGCCGGATGGACCTGCTGGAGGAGCTCTCGCTCAACGGCAACCAATTGGGCAACGTCCCCGTCAGTCTGCCCTCGACGTCTCTCTCGTCACTGCACTTGGAGGGCAATCGAATTACGGCCCTACGGGCTGCAGATTTCATCGGTCTCCGACGATTGGATCAGCTTCATTTGGCGCGCAACGTTATTGTCTCGATCGCGACGGGCACTTTCCATCAACTGACGAG TCTGACTCGACTGGACTTGAGGAGTAATCGACTCAGCCACGTCAGCAGCGACGTCTTTGGCAGTTTGGTCCGGCTGCGCTTCCTGGATCTGTCAGACAACCCGCTAGTCATCCCCGGAGCGGACGCCGAAAGGCTACGACACTTGACCGCTGTAGTCAAGGTTATCATCGCCACCGTTCCCGATCAACCAAag ATAGACGAAAGGTCGATGGTTGCCAAGGTAACGCAAGTATTGGACGCATCGGAGACGTCAACCAGTACGATTCCAGACAGCGCCATGAGATTCTCGCACAATGGCCCTAATGAAGCGTCAGAGTCGACtgacggagaagaagaagtggcgGCCGCGGGCAAGTCGCCCCAACAGGCGCTGGCACTGGTTGGCGCCTTGTTGAGTCTGTCTGTCCTCATCGTCGTCCTATTCATCATCGCCGACCGGTTCATGAAACGATCGCACCGTGGCAAAACGACGGCCGTGTGGAACCGGCGCGGAGTCGCCGGAGTCGACGGCGCAACGACTCACCTGCCGCAAAAGGATGTCGTCAAATTGGGCTGGATTCCCGCCGAGGATTTCGATCACTGGAGCACGGTcctgattcaaaacgacacgGAGCACGAGCGCCTACTACTGGCCGTTTCGCCGCACCAATAA